The following nucleotide sequence is from Halomonas chromatireducens.
TGCCGGAGTTTTGTCTGAATAAAATCACCTCGCCTAAGTTTGGCGCCGTACGGACTATGCCCCGGGCTATAACTATATTAAGAGCTCACCCTGCATCGACATGAGTCCATGGTAAGAGGGTGAGTCCAAGTGCAGCGATCATCTGGAGGTCAGCTCATGAACAAGAATCAGGTCACGGGTCATGCGAAAGAAGCGAAGGGAAAGGCAAAGGAAGTTGCTGGCAAGGTGACGGGCAATAAAAGCACGGAGTACAAGGGTAAAGCCGAAAAGCAGGGCGGAAAGGCTGAAGCAAAGTACGGCGATATCAAGAGTGAAAGCAAAAAATCAAAGAAATGAACGATTAATGGCACAGTCGCAGTCCGGCTTGGCGGGCTCAACCCGTGGCTGAGCCACTACCGTAGGAGGCACTCCGATGAAATCGGCTGGCGCGCCCATCAAGGACGCGACAGCCGAGAAATCAGGAGGGCACGTCGGAGACGGTGGCGTTGGGATCCTGACTCATCAGGTCATCGTCGCCTTCGGCGGCGCGGGGGGCAGGTTCGTCGAGCGCCTCGTCGGGAGGTGTGGCAAGCGGTGCTTCCGGCAAGCGTTCCGGCTTGAAAGGATAGCCGTGCTGCTGTTCGCCTGGCGCTTGGTCGGGCCGGCGCGTGACTTTCTTGAACGTATTCGCGGGAGCGGGGGGCTGAATTGGGGATGACATGGTGGCCTCGCGTTCTTAACGGCTTTCACGATGTCGTGAAGCATCGTTAGCACGATTCTGGCACGACGTCAGGCCGCAGTCGGTGCGCTAACGCACCCTCGGCACCGGTTGTGAAAGCGCTTCGAGCGCCCTTGAACCTGGCGGACGAAGCCCGCATCCTATTCGCATGCCACTTTAATCTGACCGGAACTGGCCAATACCGCACCGTTCTGGTCTAGAATAAGGGTATGGGTCAAAATAGCGAGAGACGCAATCTTGGCCCCAGGCGCATCGCCTGCACGGAGTGTGCAATTCGCGATGTACCCGATACATGCAGGGGGAGCCCCTGCCAGTCACAGTGGTAGACACGATGACGATCATGACTTCCAGAATTGAGGTGCGCGAGCACCTTGCCCGCGCCTACTGCCCCACCCGGATTCCCGCCGAGGACGATGCTCGCGTCGCCGAGATCAAGCGGCTGCTCCAGGAGCAGAATGCCGTGCTGGTGGCCCACTACTATACCGACGACGCCATCCAGCAGCTGGCAGAAGAGACCGGCGGCTGCGTCGCCGACTCTCTCGAAATGGCTCGCTTCGGCGCGCGCCACGAAGCCGACACCCTGGTAGTGGCCGGGGTGCGCTTCATGGGCGAGACCGCCAAGATCCTCTCTCCCGAGAAGCGAGTGTTGATGCCGAGCCTGGAGGCGACCTGCTCGCTCGACATCGGCTGTCCCGCCGACGAGTTCGGTGCTTTCTGCGACGCGCATCCCGATCGTACCGTGGTGGTCTATGCCAATACCTCTGCGGCGGTGAAGGCGCGTGCCGACTGGGTGGTGACCTCCTCCATCGCGGTAGACGTCATCGAGCACCTGCAGGCCCGCGGCGAGAAGATACTCTGGGCGCCGGACAAGCACCTGGGTGGCTATATCCAGCAGAAGACCGGTGCCGACATGCTGCTGTGGGACGGTGCCTGCATCGTCCACGAGGAGTTCAAGGCCAAGGGTATCGAGGACTTGAAGGCGCTCTACCCGGAAGCGGCAGTCCTGGTGCATCCCGAGTCGCCGGCCGCGGTGGTCGAACTTGCCGATGTGACGGGGTCGACGTCGCAGCTGATCAAGGCGGCCAAGGAGCTGCCCCACGACACGCTGATCGTGGCCACCGACCGCGGCATCTTCTTCAAGATGCAGCAGGCGGTGCCCGGCAAGACCCTGTTCGAGGCGCCCACCGCCGGTAGCGGTGCGACCTGCAAGAGTTGCGCCCACTGCCCCTGGATGGCGATGAATGCGCTGGACAACATGGCCGGCGCCCTGCGCGAGGGTAGCGGCGAGATCTTCGTCGACGACGCCTTGCGTCACGCCGCCCTCAAGCCACTGGAGCGTATGCTCAACTTCCAGAGGTAGCCAGCAAGAATGACTTCGAAGCAGGCATGCTCGCTTGCGCCGTGACGAAACCCTGACGCTCCACGAGCCGGACCGCGTCGGACTGGAACAAGGTCCCTCTTGCCAGTCCTCAATCGACATCCCTGTCGATTGACGCTGTCCGGCTCGTTTGCGTCAGCGTCCCGGCTAAACCGCTTACATGCCGCTTCTCTCCTTATCGCGGCTAGAACTTCTCCAGCGTTTCGCGGTAGCCCACGAAGTCCTCACGCCGCTGCGCGATGCGCGCTGCAGCGTTGCCATCGGCGCTTCGCTCGGCGACCTGCTTGGCTATGTCGAGCTGCCGAATGGCCTGGTCGATGCTGCCGGTCAGCTGCATATGCTCGGCTCGGGCCAGGTGGCCCCAGGCCTCGCGATCGCTGCGGCCTGCGGCCTCGGCGAGCAGGGTGAAGACCTGGGGGTCCTCCGGACGTCGCTCGGCCAGTTCGCGCAGGACGCGGTATGCCTCGTTGGGATCCCGTTGCAGCAGCGCTTCGCCCATGATGCGGGTGGCAGGCATATAGCCAGGCATCAGCCTCAGCTGGCGTCGGCTTCGCTCGATGGCATCCTCATAGCGACCGGCATCGAAGGCGACCTCCGCGGCGCTGGCGGGAATCATGGCGAGGTCGGGTAGCTCACGGGCCAGGCCATCCAGGGCGGCGAGAGCGCTCTCGGTATTGCCCCGCTGGGCCTCGATCAGAGCGTCGAGATAGCGTCGTGCCGTATCCGGGGCGTCGTCCTGTGCCAGGCGATTGACCGCTTGCTGCGGATCGCGCTGGTGGATCGTCAGCAGGGCGCGGGCGCGAATCAGGTGATAGGTTGGCCCGCTATTGCGAGACTCAGCGGCTTCCAGCTGCGAGGCTCGTGATTCGGCGTCGCTGATCCGGGATTCGGTCAGCGGGTGGGTGAGAAGGAACTCCGGAGGGTTGCCGCCCTGGAGGCTGGCCTGTCGCTGCATGGCGCGGAACATGCGGACCATGGCCTGTGGGTCGAAGCCAGCCTGGGACATGGCTTGCAGGCCGATGCGATCGGCCTCTTGCTCGAAGCGCCGGGAGTAGCTCAACTGATCCTGTATAAAGGCCGCCTGTGAGCCCATGGCGGCGGCCACGCCGGCGTCGCCGCCGCCGCTGGCAGCGATCAGCATGCCGGCCAGCATGGCCGCCATGGCGGGGATCTGGGTCTGCTCGGCACGGGCCTGGCCGCGTGCATAGTGGCGTTGAGAGAGATGGCCCAGTTCATGGGCCAGCACCGAGGCCACCGCATCCTCTTCGTCGGCGAAGGCGAACAGGCCAGCGTTCAGGCCAATGACGCCGCCCGGTACGGCGAAGGCATTGAGGGTGCGACTATCGACCAGGGTCACGACCGTGCGGGATCCATCAACACCGCTGTGGGGAACCAGGCGTGCCAGCAGTGACTCCACATAGTCCTGGGCGATGGGATCCTGCCACTGAGGCGCACGGGCGCGGAACTGGCGCAGCCAGGCGCGGCCCAGGCGATACTCTTCACCGCTTATGGCCTGGCTGCCGGTGGTCAGGCTGGGCAAGCCATAGTCATCCGCGGCGCTAGCCGGACCGGTAAGAACAAGCGCCAGCACCAAGGCGCTGCCGGTCAGGAAGGTGCGGATGTTACGCAGCATGGCCAACCTCGTCATAATGGGGATCGAATGCTTATCCGACATTGATTCGACCTGTAAAGTGCCTTTAAATCTCAGGGGCTTTGACGTTCGCAAGAGCGTCACCCTTATTTGCGACAACCTGCATTCTCCCGGGAGTTACCATGGCTGTGCAACCAGATGACGTGCTCGACGCCTGCGGCCTGCCGTGCCCGCTACCGCTGCTGAAGGCGAAGCAGGGACTGGCCAGGCTCAAGGCCGGCCAGCTTCTTGAGGTCATCGCTACCGATGCGGGTTCCTGGCGTGACTTCGAGACCTTCGCCGAGCAGAGCATTCATGAACTGGTGGCGCGTGAAGAGCGAGGCGAGCGTTTTCACTACTGGATTCGCAAGGGCGAGGAGCCTGTTTCATGACCCTGCGTCAGGTCTTCAAGAGCTGGGTAGATCATTACTTCTCCGATGAGGAGGCAGTGATCCTGCTGGTGGTGCTGATACTGGGCTTCGCGGTAGTGATCCTGTTCGGTCGCATGCTGGCGCCTTTCCTCACCGCCCTCGTGATTGCCTTTCTGCTGCAGGGCGGCGTCAATGCCATGACGCGCCGAGGCGTACCCCACCTGCTGTCGGTGATCGTGGTATTTCTGGGGTTCATTGGCATACTAATGGCGTTGGCCTTCATCCTGATGCCGCTGATATGGAATCAGCTGGTGGGCCTGGTCCAGGAGACACCGCGGATGTTCGCCAGCAGCCAGCGCTGGCTGGGCGACCTGCAGGAGCGCTATCCCAATCTGGTGACGCCAGATCAGGTGCAGGAGTGGATCGGTGTCGCCGGGCGGGAGATGACCCAGTTCGGTCAAAGGATGCTGACCCTGTCGCTAGCCTCGCTGGGCAACGTCCTGTCGTTGATCATTTACCTGGTTCTGGTGCCCATTCTGGTTTTCTTCCTGCTCAAGGACCGCGACCAATTGGTGGCATTCACGCTCTCGCTGATGCCCCAGAAGCGTCACCTGATGACCCGCATCTGGCATGAGATGGACGATCAGATTGCCAACTATGTGCGCGGCAAGTTCATCGAGATCATCATTGTCGGGACCGTGACGTTCTT
It contains:
- a CDS encoding AI-2E family transporter translates to MTLRQVFKSWVDHYFSDEEAVILLVVLILGFAVVILFGRMLAPFLTALVIAFLLQGGVNAMTRRGVPHLLSVIVVFLGFIGILMALAFILMPLIWNQLVGLVQETPRMFASSQRWLGDLQERYPNLVTPDQVQEWIGVAGREMTQFGQRMLTLSLASLGNVLSLIIYLVLVPILVFFLLKDRDQLVAFTLSLMPQKRHLMTRIWHEMDDQIANYVRGKFIEIIIVGTVTFFTFAFFGLPYSALLAVLVGFSVLVPYIGAAVATLPVAAVAGFHFGLSDQFLYVLIAYGIIQALDGNVLVPILFSEAVNLHPVSIIVAVLFFGGVWGFWGIFFAIPLATLLKALVYAWPRGIQQHQAEEGVVEEVVEK
- a CDS encoding sulfurtransferase TusA family protein gives rise to the protein MAVQPDDVLDACGLPCPLPLLKAKQGLARLKAGQLLEVIATDAGSWRDFETFAEQSIHELVAREERGERFHYWIRKGEEPVS
- the nadA gene encoding quinolinate synthase NadA yields the protein MTIMTSRIEVREHLARAYCPTRIPAEDDARVAEIKRLLQEQNAVLVAHYYTDDAIQQLAEETGGCVADSLEMARFGARHEADTLVVAGVRFMGETAKILSPEKRVLMPSLEATCSLDIGCPADEFGAFCDAHPDRTVVVYANTSAAVKARADWVVTSSIAVDVIEHLQARGEKILWAPDKHLGGYIQQKTGADMLLWDGACIVHEEFKAKGIEDLKALYPEAAVLVHPESPAAVVELADVTGSTSQLIKAAKELPHDTLIVATDRGIFFKMQQAVPGKTLFEAPTAGSGATCKSCAHCPWMAMNALDNMAGALREGSGEIFVDDALRHAALKPLERMLNFQR
- a CDS encoding M48 family metalloprotease, which gives rise to MLRNIRTFLTGSALVLALVLTGPASAADDYGLPSLTTGSQAISGEEYRLGRAWLRQFRARAPQWQDPIAQDYVESLLARLVPHSGVDGSRTVVTLVDSRTLNAFAVPGGVIGLNAGLFAFADEEDAVASVLAHELGHLSQRHYARGQARAEQTQIPAMAAMLAGMLIAASGGGDAGVAAAMGSQAAFIQDQLSYSRRFEQEADRIGLQAMSQAGFDPQAMVRMFRAMQRQASLQGGNPPEFLLTHPLTESRISDAESRASQLEAAESRNSGPTYHLIRARALLTIHQRDPQQAVNRLAQDDAPDTARRYLDALIEAQRGNTESALAALDGLARELPDLAMIPASAAEVAFDAGRYEDAIERSRRQLRLMPGYMPATRIMGEALLQRDPNEAYRVLRELAERRPEDPQVFTLLAEAAGRSDREAWGHLARAEHMQLTGSIDQAIRQLDIAKQVAERSADGNAAARIAQRREDFVGYRETLEKF
- a CDS encoding CsbD family protein, encoding MNKNQVTGHAKEAKGKAKEVAGKVTGNKSTEYKGKAEKQGGKAEAKYGDIKSESKKSKK